The proteins below come from a single Zea mays cultivar B73 chromosome 8, Zm-B73-REFERENCE-NAM-5.0, whole genome shotgun sequence genomic window:
- the LOC103636425 gene encoding protein DMP7, with protein sequence MAENEECKVLIDQQGSNDVADPHPPCEEEEDDDGDEDDSWSFIVVLNLVLGGTARLNVLLPTATILAFAIFAPLLTDDGKCSTRLNRILTAAFVALCAASCVFFTLTDSFRSASGRLRYGVATPAGIRTFCGGHRRRRKGPREPELYRLRWSDLFHSALALVAFVTFAASHHDMVLCYYPGVPRKVVNTVPLVVGFVVSLLFVLFPSRRRGIGYPFLLRTDLVYLRR encoded by the coding sequence ATGGCGGAGAATGAAGAATGCAAGGTCCTCATTGACCAACAAGGGAGCAACGATGTCGCCGACCCACACCCACCgtgcgaggaagaagaagacgacgacggcgacgaagaCGATAGCTGGAGCTTCATCGTGGTCCTCAACCTCGTCCTCGGCGGCACGGCGCGCCTGAACGTGCTCCTCCCGACCGCCACCATCCTGGCCTTCGCCATCTTCGCCCCTCTCCTGACCGACGACGGCAAGTGCAGCACCCGGTTGAACCGCATCCTGACGGCGGCCTTCGTGGCCCTCTGCGCCGCGTCCTGCGTCTTCTTCACGCTCACCGACAGCTTCCGCTCCGCCTCGGGCCGGCTCCGGTACGGCGTGGCGACGCCGGCGGGCATCCGCACGTTCTGCGGCGGCCACCGGAGGAGGAGGAAGGGGCCGAGGGAGCCGGAGCTGTACAGGCTGCGGTGGTCGGACCTGTTCCACAGCGCGCTGGCGCTGGTGGCGTTCGTGACGTTCGCCGCCTCGCACCACGACATGGTCCTGTGCTACTACCCCGGCGTGCCCCGCAAGGTGGTCAACACCGTGCCGCTCGTGGTCGGCTTCGTGGTGAGCCTCCTCTTCGTGCTGTTCCCGTCCAGGAGGAGGGGCATCGGGTACCCTTTCCTGCTCCGCACCGACCTCGTGTACCTGCGCCGGTGA
- the LOC100286035 gene encoding DNA-directed RNA polymerases II, IV and V subunit 10 isoform X1 has protein sequence MIIPVRCFTCGKVIGNKWDLYLDLLQADYSEGDALDALELFRYCCRRMLMTHVDLIEKLLNYNRDIAVSISEVLILFNHMRPFW, from the exons ATGATTATCCCAGTGCGCTGCTTCACCTGCGGCAAG GTTATTGGGAACAAGTGGGATCTATACCTCGACCTCCTCCAGGCCGACTACTCAGAAGG GGATGCTCTGGATGCTTTGGAATTGTTCCGCTACTGCTGCAGGCGAATGCTCATGACACATGTTGACCTCATTGAGAAGTTGCTCAACTACAACA GAGATATTGCTGTCTCTATATCCGAAGTATTAATATTATTCAATCACATGCGGCCGTTCTGGTAG
- the LOC100286035 gene encoding DNA-directed RNA polymerases II, IV and V subunit 10 encodes MIIPVRCFTCGKVIGNKWDLYLDLLQADYSEGDALDALELFRYCCRRMLMTHVDLIEKLLNYNTLEKTETS; translated from the exons ATGATTATCCCAGTGCGCTGCTTCACCTGCGGCAAG GTTATTGGGAACAAGTGGGATCTATACCTCGACCTCCTCCAGGCCGACTACTCAGAAGG GGATGCTCTGGATGCTTTGGAATTGTTCCGCTACTGCTGCAGGCGAATGCTCATGACACATGTTGACCTCATTGAGAAGTTGCTCAACTACAACA CCCTAGAGAAGACCGAGACAAGTTAA